A window from Zingiber officinale cultivar Zhangliang chromosome 7A, Zo_v1.1, whole genome shotgun sequence encodes these proteins:
- the LOC122001108 gene encoding aquaporin TIP4-4-like, which yields MAKIALGSRKEVEDPEFPRSVFTELLLTFLFVFTGVGAAMSAEDMSGGQGSIMGLTAAAATNAMLVAVMVAVGMDYSAGHLNPAVTIGFAAGGYVTVLRCILYVVAQLLGSAAACFLLKYIAGAHDLPVHALGSGIRPLQGLLMELVLTFSMVISVYAIVMEPKTGVVSSNAPLLVGLIVGANTLAGGYFSGASMNPARSFGPALASWNWSDHWIYWAGPLVGSALAGFLYDRLYITRSRNDTALLLPADEERSLLF from the exons ATGGCCAAGATCGCGCTGGGAAGCAGGAAGGAGGTGGAGGACCCGGAGTTTCCCCGCTCCGTCTTTACCGAGCTCCTCCTCACCTTCCTCTTCGTCTTTACCGGCGTCGGCGCCGCCATGTCTGCCG AGGACATGTCCGGAGGACAGGGGTCCATCATGGGGCTGACGGCGGCGGCGGCCACCAACGCGATGCTGGTGGCGGTCATGGTGGCAGTCGGCATGGACTACTCCGCCGGACACCTGAACCCAGCGGTCACGATCGGATTCGCGGCCGGTGGCTACGTCACCGTCTTACGGTGCATCCTCTACGTCGTGGCTCAGCTGCTCGGCTCCGCCGCCGCCTGCTTCCTCCTCAAGTACATCGCCGGAGcacat GACTTGCCGGTGCATGCTTTGGGATCAGGGATACGCCCGCTCCAGGGCCTGCTCATGGAGCTCGTGCTCACCTTCTCCATGGTCATCTCGGTCTACGCCATCGTGATGGAGCCCAAGACGGGAGTCGTCTCCAGCAACGCGCCTCTGCTCGTCGGGCTCATCGTGGGGGCCAACACCTTGGCAGGCGGCTACTTCTCCGGCGCCTCCATGAACCCAGCCAGGTCCTTCGGCCCGGCTCTGGCCAGCTGGAATTGGTCCGATCACTGGATTTATTGGGCCGGACCGCTTGTCGGAAGCGCGCTCGCCGGCTTCCTCTACGACCGCCTCTACATCACGCGGAGTCGCAACGACACCGCGCTCCTCCTCCCGGCCGACGAAGAAAGAAGCCTTCTGTTTTAG